In the Nitrospirota bacterium genome, AACTTCCGGCCGCAGTACCAGGTCATCCGAGGGAAGAAAAAGGTGCTCGACGACATCAAGGCCGCGGCCAAGACGGCAGACGTCGTCTACTTGGGGCCTGATCCCGATCGCGAGGGTGAGGCCATTGCGTGGCACATTGCCGAGGAGTTGAACGGCGCCGGGAAAAAATCCAAAAAGTCGAATGGGAAGATCAAGCGCGTTCTGTTCAACGAGATCACCGAACGGGCCGTGAAGCGCGCGTTGGAGAACCCGACCGAATTGAAACAAGAGAAGGTGGACGCACAGCAGGCGCGTCGCATTCTGGACCGCATCGTCGGGTACAAGATCAGCCCACTGTTGTGGGACAAGGTCAGACGCGGACTCTCGGCGGGTCGCGTCCAGTCGGTCGCGGTTCGAATCATTTGCGAGCGCGAGCGCGAGATCGCGGCGTTTCGGAGCGAGGAGTATTGGTCGATCGCCGCACTCCTCGAAGGGGATCAGCCCCCGGCGTTCGAGGCCAAACTGATCAAGTGGCGGGGCGAGGACGTCGCGCTCTCCAACGGGGATGCCGCTTCGGCGGTGAAGAACGCGCTGCTCGGGGTCACGTTTCAGGTGGCCCAGATCGAGAAGAAAGAGCGGAAAAAAAACCCTCCCGCGCCGTTCACCACCAGCAAACTCCAGCAGGAAGCCTCTCGGAAGCTGCGATTCTCGCCGAAGCGGACCATGGCGTTGGCGCAGCGCTTGTACGAAGGGGTGGAACTTGGCGACGAGGGGCCGGTGGGGCTGATCACCTATATGCGCACCGATTCGACTCGAATTTCGCCCGAAGCCCAGGCCGAGGCGGCCGATTTTGTGCGCGCCCGATTCGGGACCGAGTACGCGCCCAGTTCGCCGAACGTCTACCGGAACAAGAAAGGCGCGCAGGACGCTCACGAAGCCGTCAGGCCCACGGCGGTGGCGCGCGACCCCGAGCAGCTCCGGAACGTGCTCGATCGGGATCTGTATCAACTCTACGCGATGATATGGAAACGGTTTGTCGCGAGCCAAATGACCCCGGCGGTGCTCGAACAGACCCGCGTGGACGTGACGGCTGGCGAGGGCATCTTTCGCGCGACCGGCGCGGTCATGTTGTTTCCAGGTTTTACCATGGTGTATACCGAGACCGTGGAGCGCGAAGCCGACGCGACGCCGTCAAAAGGCGAGGAAGACGAGGGAGAAGACCGGCGCCTCCCTGCGTTGAGCGAAGGCCAGGTCTTGTGCGTACAAGACATCGTACCTCGACAGCATTTTACCCAACCGCCCCCCCGGTTTACGGAGTCCTTGCTCATCAAGGAGCTGGAGGAGCGCGGGATCGGACGGCCGAGCACGTACGCATCCATCATTTCCACGATTCAAGACCGCAAGTACGTCGCCAAGGTCGAAGGGCGACTCCGTCCGACCGAACTCGGGGTGGTGGTCAACGACTTGTTGGTCCAACACTTCCCAGACGTCCTGAACGTCCAATTTACCGCGACGCTGGAAGAGGAGTTGGACCAGATCGAGGAAGGCGAGAAGGCTTGGGTCGATACCGTGCGGGAGTTCTACGGGCCGTTCACCACCCACTTGTCCAGAGCCACCAGCGAGATGCGGGATGTGAAGCGGGAAGAACGACCCACCGATATCGTCTGCGAGCGGTGCGGCAAGCAAATGGTCATTAAATGGGGGCGCAACGGACGGTTTCTCGCGTGCCCCGGATACCCGGAGTGCAAGAACACCAAAGAGTTTCGAGAAGAGGCCGACGGCACCATCGTGGTGGTGCCGAAGCAGACTGAAACGACCGAGGTGTGCGACAAGTGCGGCGGAGCCATGGTGATTAAGACCGGTCGGTTCGGGAGATTTCTCGCGTGTTCCAATTACCCGGAGTGTAAGACCACGCGGTCGTTGGGCACCGGGGTCACCTGTCCCAGACCAGGGTGCGGCGGCCAGCTGGTGGAGAAACGAACCAAAAAGGGCCGAGTGTTCTATTCGTGCGCCAATTATCCCAAGTGCGACTACGCGCTTTGGGAGCGCCCCTTGCCCAAAGCGTGCCCTCAGTGCGGCGCTCCCTTCGTCGTGGAAAAAGCTGTCAGGGGAGGCGAGCCCAAGAAGCGGTGCATCGCCGAGGGGTGCACCTACGAAGAAGAGCCGGCCGCGTAGGCGTGTCAGAAGCCCGCGATTGCTTGACGACGGCGATGAGGCCCGTGGTAAGATATCGCCCAGGTCGGACGACATGAGCCAACATCCACCGCATGGCCCCCTGTTTGCACGCCAGTCTGCACTCCGGCGAGCGGCACGTCGCCGCTGATTGTGTCGGATCGCTCCAATAGCGCCACCCTCGCGACCCTCCCGCCGCCACGCAGCAAAGCGCCGGGACTCGATTACCAGCGGGCATTACAGCGCGAGGGGCTGTACACCCGGGTTGACGGCGATGGCTTGCCGTCATGGCGGGTCAGTGCGTCGCCGTTCTGGTTAACGCCGTCCGAAGCGGATTTCCTGCAGCGTCTCGGCCCCACCCTGGCGTCCTTTTATCGCTCCCTCAACCGGTTGTACTACCAGAGTCTGAAGCACCCAGCCCTCGCGTGGGTGGCCGGATACCTGGACCAGGGAAAGCCCCAGAGCATCGTGGACTACGGTCGGATGAGACGGGTGCGCGATCAATTACCCAGCATCATCCGGCCGGACCTGTTCATCACGGACTCCGGTTGGGTCGCAGCAGAACTCGATGCCGTGCCGGGGGGGTTTGGGTTGACCGCGGCTTTCCAACACTTGTACGGGG is a window encoding:
- the topA gene encoding type I DNA topoisomerase, which gives rise to MESPSKARTLTKYLGRKYKVMASIGHVKDLPKSKFGVDVDHNFRPQYQVIRGKKKVLDDIKAAAKTADVVYLGPDPDREGEAIAWHIAEELNGAGKKSKKSNGKIKRVLFNEITERAVKRALENPTELKQEKVDAQQARRILDRIVGYKISPLLWDKVRRGLSAGRVQSVAVRIICEREREIAAFRSEEYWSIAALLEGDQPPAFEAKLIKWRGEDVALSNGDAASAVKNALLGVTFQVAQIEKKERKKNPPAPFTTSKLQQEASRKLRFSPKRTMALAQRLYEGVELGDEGPVGLITYMRTDSTRISPEAQAEAADFVRARFGTEYAPSSPNVYRNKKGAQDAHEAVRPTAVARDPEQLRNVLDRDLYQLYAMIWKRFVASQMTPAVLEQTRVDVTAGEGIFRATGAVMLFPGFTMVYTETVEREADATPSKGEEDEGEDRRLPALSEGQVLCVQDIVPRQHFTQPPPRFTESLLIKELEERGIGRPSTYASIISTIQDRKYVAKVEGRLRPTELGVVVNDLLVQHFPDVLNVQFTATLEEELDQIEEGEKAWVDTVREFYGPFTTHLSRATSEMRDVKREERPTDIVCERCGKQMVIKWGRNGRFLACPGYPECKNTKEFREEADGTIVVVPKQTETTEVCDKCGGAMVIKTGRFGRFLACSNYPECKTTRSLGTGVTCPRPGCGGQLVEKRTKKGRVFYSCANYPKCDYALWERPLPKACPQCGAPFVVEKAVRGGEPKKRCIAEGCTYEEEPAA